The Trueperaceae bacterium genome segment GTTGGCGATCTTCACCCCAGCTCCCAGGTTCACGTCGCGACCTAGGATGCTGTCGCCAACGTAGTTGAAGTGCGGAGCCCGGGCACCGGGGAACAGGATCGACCGCTTGATCTCGGAAGCGTGCCCCACCCGCGCCCCCGCCATGAGGACAGCCGGTCCCCGGACGTACGCTCCGTGGCCTATCACGGCGCCTGCCCCCAGCCACACCGGACCCTCGATCATCGCGTAGGGGCCAACCTGGGCGCTCTCGGGCAGGTGGAGCACGCCACTGACGACGGCGGTGCCATGGAGTTCGCCTTCGACCTCGTGGCGGACCCGGTTGCCGAAGTCGTCGAGGCGCTCCAATACCTGCCAAACCCTGCCGACGTTCATGAGTTCAGCCAGTTCGGTAGGAAGCCCTTCGAGACTGAACAGGGTGCGAGGTTCGGTCACACCGGATTGTAACTCCGGGCGGCTTGGGGCGACGGAGCAGGTGTGTAACCGGACGGTGCGGCTCCAGGCCGGGGAGGAGCGATGCGAACGACGGGAGCAGGTGCTGTTACGTGCAGGCAGCGCTCTCTCCTGCCTACCGTGGCGCCGATATCGGTCAGGCGGTGTCGGTTCTCTTCTTCGGTATCGAAACCGTCTCCCACCCGTCCCCCAGCCGCAGTTTGGCCAGGTACACGATCTGGCCCACGTGCTGGGCGTAGTGCGCGAGTTGACCGAGCAGAGCCTCGACTGCCGTAAGCTCCTTGCCTCCTACCGTTACCTTCCGCTGCAGATCCGTGGGCCGCAACTCCGAGAGGGTTGAGAACAGAACGGCCCAACCCTGCTCCCAGACGGCCATGATCTCGTCCTCGTCTCCCAGGTCGTCGACGAACTCGCCATCCCGATTTCGCGTCGGTTTCTCCCCGTCACTGCTCAGGAAGTCCGTCCAGCGCGAGCGCATGTTTCCAGCCAGGTGCTTGACGATGATCGCGATGCTGTTCGATTCCGGATGCGGCGCCCAGTGCAAATCACCTCCTTCGAGCTGGCTCATCGCCCTCTCGGCCAGCTTCTTCTGCGACTGGAGGGTAGCGCGGATCGTTTCGAGGAAGTTGCCGGACTGGTCCATGAAAGAAGGGTACTAGGTAGAAGCCGCCAGCGGCGACAGGCCGATCATCGAAATAGTCCGGGCTGAGCGGCATGAGAGTGACGGAAGATACAATCGGCTGAGCGTGTACCACCTCATATACAACCCTGTGGCCGGCCGCAGACGCATCCCCGATGCATTGTCGCGGGTGAGGTCAGCCTTCGAGCGGAGCGGTGAGCCACTGCAGGAGTTCGTCACGGCAGGGCCCGGCGACGCTCTCAGCTATGCCTCCTCTCTCCCGCCGGATGCAGTAGCCATAGCGATGGGAGGGGACGGCACCGTCCAGGAGGTTGCGGCCGCCTGCGCCGGATCCAGGCGCGTCCTGGGGATACTGCCAGCCGGTTCGGGCGACGATTTCGCCTTCGCGCTCGGCATCGACCGACACGACCTGGACAGCGCGATCCGGCGAGTAGTTCGCGGCGAGGTCCGTGAGGTCGACACCGCGACCGCGAACGATCGACTCTTCGTCAATGCCGCCGGCACCGGCTTCGACGCCGACGTCGCACGAACAGCCCTCGGTGCTCCCTGGCCGCTACGGGAGAAGAGCGCCTATCTCTACGCGATCGTTCGCACCCTCTCCCGGCTGACGAGTGTCCCCTGCAGGGTGCGACTCGACGGCGAACTGCTGCACCAGGGCCCTGCACTGTTGGTGTCAACCCAGAACGGACCCCGCAGCGGCGGCTCCTTCCCGCTGGCACCCCACGCATCGGTGGACGACGGCCTTCTCGACGTGGTCGTCGCAGGAAAATTCGGCAGGATAGGCACTCTCGGTGTATTGCCACGAGTGATGGCGGGTACCCACCTGGACCACCCGCTGGTCCGGCTGTTCCGTGGACGCCAGGTCGACATCGAATGGGAAACACCCAGGCCGATGCATCTGGAAGGCGAGCTGCTCCAGCCGAGTTCGAGGTACGAAATCGAGATATCGCCCAAGTCGCTGAGGGTATTGGTGTAGGCCGAGCTCCCAGCTGCGCAGGCTAGCCCATTCCCGGACCGATCCGCCACCAGGGAACAAGAGAGGAGCCCCGCCGAAGCGGGGCTCCATTCTCGTTACGGTCGGACTCTTTAGAAGTCGACGCTGTACGAGATCGAGAAGACTTGACCAGCGCTGCTGCCAGCGGCATCGGCTTCATCAGCCGTGTAGACGCCGTAGGCCATCTCGAGGTCGAAGTAGTTCCAGACCAGCTCGTAGCCGCTGACGGACTGGGTACCAGTGGTCGCGTCGTCACCAGCCGAGATGTTGGTCGCACCCTCGCCGACATCAACGCCCGCATCATCCGCGACGTTGGTGCCGGTCCACGAGCCGTACTTGGCCGTGAAGGTGCTGTTGTCGAACAGGAACTCGTTGAGAACGAGGCCCACGCTCCACTGCATCTCGGTAGCGGTGTAGACGGCGGCATCCGAGTGGTTGGTCGACCGGTAGTTGACGGCAGCCTCGAGGCTCGGAGCGAAGAAGACGCCCAGAGGATCTGTGCTGAGGCCGGTGCCAACACGGATGGTGTTGGTGTCGTCGCTACCCGTGTCCGCGTCGTTCACGCTCTCGTACGCAACGTACGGGGTGAGCGAGAGGATGGCGATGTCGAAGTCCATCTCGGCGGTAGCTTCGAGCTCCGTCTGGTCGAAGTCGGCTTCCATCTGGCGATACTCGAAGCCGAGGTCGAGACCGCTGATCAGAGCGTTCTCGGCAGCGCCGTCGTGGACGAGGCCAACACCGTAGCCGGTGTCGTAGTTGTTGTTGTCACGCTCGGTGCCGGCGGCAGCAGTGCTGTCCACGACGGTCCCGTCGACCGAGACCTGGTGGTAGAAGCCGGTGAGCGCGAAGCCTGCGAAGAGGTCCGCTTCGACGTCGACACCGAAGGCGCTAGTGTTCTGATCCGGCCCGGTGGTGGCGTACGAGTCGAAGTAGGCGTCGAGGTCGAGGATGAAGAGGCCGAGGCCGGCAGAAACCTTGAAGCCGGTCTGGTCTTCGTCGAACGGATAGTCGGCGTCAGCCGCTTCCTCCATCAGGCCGTAGTTGACCGTGGGAGGCGTGGCCGTATCGTCGTCGTCGTCAACCCAAACCGAGGGGATGTCGCGGTAGTTGGCGCTGAGGCTGGTGAGCAGCGGCAGGCCAGCAGTGTCCACGTCGAGGGTGACGTAGAGCAGCGACTCGGAGGTCGGGGTGGCGTTCGGGTCGGTACCGCTCGCGTACTCGAAGCCGAGATCGAAGATGCTCAGGCTGAGCGAGCCGTCGACACCGAAGACGCTGCTGAGGACGTTATCGCCGTTGACATCATTGAAGTCGGCAGCGTTTTCGGCCGCGCGACCGTACGAGGCGCCGACGGTGAACCCTTCGAAGGGGCTCATGGTCAGGCGGATGCCGCTCTTGAAGAAGTCGAG includes the following:
- a CDS encoding diacylglycerol kinase family protein; translation: MYHLIYNPVAGRRRIPDALSRVRSAFERSGEPLQEFVTAGPGDALSYASSLPPDAVAIAMGGDGTVQEVAAACAGSRRVLGILPAGSGDDFAFALGIDRHDLDSAIRRVVRGEVREVDTATANDRLFVNAAGTGFDADVARTALGAPWPLREKSAYLYAIVRTLSRLTSVPCRVRLDGELLHQGPALLVSTQNGPRSGGSFPLAPHASVDDGLLDVVVAGKFGRIGTLGVLPRVMAGTHLDHPLVRLFRGRQVDIEWETPRPMHLEGELLQPSSRYEIEISPKSLRVLV
- a CDS encoding DUF1572 family protein encodes the protein MDQSGNFLETIRATLQSQKKLAERAMSQLEGGDLHWAPHPESNSIAIIVKHLAGNMRSRWTDFLSSDGEKPTRNRDGEFVDDLGDEDEIMAVWEQGWAVLFSTLSELRPTDLQRKVTVGGKELTAVEALLGQLAHYAQHVGQIVYLAKLRLGDGWETVSIPKKRTDTA